A genomic window from Lotus japonicus ecotype B-129 chromosome 1, LjGifu_v1.2 includes:
- the LOC130730238 gene encoding serine/threonine-protein kinase CTR1-like, with protein MEMPARRSNYSLVSQIPDDHFAGTPPLIDSSSGDGKTKFDRAAFDWDSLSDHRRIGNIFPSLGLQRHSSGSSFGESSLSGEFYAPTLSTAAASEIDAFAYAHDGAVGGSEVRAKFLARIGGSYGRSWAQQTEESYQLQLALALRLSSEATRAGDPNFLDPGPDESALRSSPLCTAEAVSHRFWVNGCLLYFDKIPDGFYVIHGMDPYVWTVCADVQESGRIPSIETLKSINPSYGSSVEVVLVDRHSDSSLKDLQNRVHNISFTCRTAEEVVEHLAKLVCNYMGGSASVGEDGIFPIWRECINDLKDCLGSVAVPIGSLSIGLCSHRAILFKVLADTIDLPCRIAKGCKYCSRDDASSCLVRFGLDKEYMVDLVGKPGCLCEPDSLLNGPSSISFSSPLRFPRIKPVGPTIDFRSLAKQYFSDCLSLELVFDTASAEQYDGKCRDRTPGPIPNNSGRSSLHPQDNHSSPHDQGAETFKSGGLPQNIVEQTTVGKDLLPLKHNRPVHRDIKIPLAQTNIHVDIIGGGRYIEGSQLIPSIPIREFTFDMEDLDIPWSDLVLKERIGSGSFGTVHHADWNGSEVAVKILMEQDLFAERFNEFLREVAIMKCLRHPNIVLFMGAVTKPPNLSIVTEYLSRGSLYRLLHKPGAKEMLDERRRLNMAFDVAKGMNYLHKHNPPIVHRDLKSPNLLVDKKFTVKVCDFGLSRLKANTFLSSKSAAGTPEWMAPEVLRDEPSNEKSDVYSFGVILWEIATLKQPWGNLNPAQVVAAVGFKGKRLDIPHDLNPQLASIIEVCWADEPWKRPSFSSIMDTLKELLKPPIPQHSHPSTLLLN; from the exons ATGGAAATGCCCGCACGAAGATCCAACTACTCACTCGTCAGTCAAATTCCCGACGACCACTTCGCCGGTACGCCACCACTCATCGATTCTTCCTCCGGCGACGGCAAAACCAAGTTCGACAGGGCCGCCTTTGACTGGGACTCCCTCTCCGATCACAGGCGGATCGGGAACATCTTCCCCTCGCTCGGCCTTCAGCGCCACTCCAGCGGGAGTAGTTTCGGCGAGAGCTCTCTCTCCGGCGAGTTTTACGCTCCGACGCTTTCAACCGCTGCTGCCAGCGAGATCGACGCGTTTGCCTACGCGCACGATGGTGCTGTTGGTGGGAGTGAGGTCAGAGCCAAGTTTCTGGCGAGGATCGGTGGGTCCTATGGTAGGAGCTGGGCGCAGCAGACGGAGGAGAGTTACCAGTTGCAGCTGGCTTTAGCGCTTCGGCTTTCGTCGGAGGCTACGCGTGCCGGTGATCCCAATTTTCTTGATCCTGGTCCGGATGAATCCGCTTTGAGGTCATCGCCGTTGTGCACGGCTGAGGCAGTGTCGCATAGGTTCTGG GTCAACGGCTGCCTATTATACTTCGACAAAATTCCTGATGGCTTTTATGTAATTCATGGGATGGATCCCTATGTATGGACCGTGTGCGCTGATGTGCAGGAAAGTGGCCGAATTCCATCAATTGagacactaaaatcaataaATCCCTCTTATGGTTCTTCAGTTGAAGTAGTTTTGGTGGACAGACATAGTGATTCAAGCTTAAAAGACCTCCAAAATAGGGTACATAACATTTCTTTTACCTGCAGAACCGCCGAAGAAGTTGTAGAACATCTTGCCAAGCTGGTTTGCAATTACATGGG GGGTTCAGCTTCTGTTGGGGAAGATGGCATTTTTCCCATATGGAGAGAGTGCATTAATGATCTCAAAGATTGCTTAGGATCTGTTGCAGTCCCAATCGGCAGTCTATCTATTGGACTATGCAGTCATCGTGCTATACTATTCAAA GTACTAGCTGATACCATTGATCTACCATGTCGAATTGCGAAGGGTTGTAAATATTGCTCAAGAGACGATGCCTCCTCATGTCTTGTTCGATTTGGGCTTGACAA GGAATATATGGTTGATCTAGTTGGGAAGCCGGGTTGCTTATGTGAGCCTGATTCCTTGCTCAATGGTCcatcttccatctcattttcttCACCCTTGCGCTTTCCAAGAATTAAGCCCGTTGGACCTACCATTGATTTCAGGTCACTGGCCAAACAGTATTTCTCAGATTGTCTGTCTCTTGAGCTTGTCTTTGATACTGCTTCTGCAG AACAATATGATGGGAAGTGCAGGGACAGGACCCCTGGGCCAATTCCAAATAATAGTGGCAGAAGTTCACTGCATCCACAAGATAATCATTCAAGCCCACATGATCAAGGCGCTGAAACATTTAAATCAGGGGGCCTTCCTCAGAACATCGTTGAACAGACAACTGTGGGCAAGGATCTCTTGCCTCTAAAGCATAACCGTCCTGTTCATAGAGATATTAAAATCCCATTAGCGCAAACAAATATCCATGTGGATATTATTGGGGGTGGAAGGTATATTGAAGGAAGTCAACTGATTCCTAGCATACCTATTAGAGAGTTTACCTTTGATATGGAAGATCTGGACATACCTTGGAGTGATCTTGTGTTAAAAGAAAGAATAGGATCAG GTTCTTTTGGAACTGTACATCATGCTGACTGGAATGGCTCG GAGGTTGCTGTGAAAATTCTGATGGAGCAAGACCTTTTTGCTGAACGCTTCAATGAATTCTTGAGGGAG GTTGCAATAATGAAATGCTTGCGGCATCCAAACATTGTTTTATTCATGGGTGCAGTCACTAAGCCTCCTAATTTATCAATTGTCACAGAATATTTGTCAAG GGGTAGCTTATATAGGCTGTTGCATAAACCTGGCGCAAAAGAGATGTTGGATGAGAGGCGTAGGCTTAACATGGCTTTTGATGTG GCTAAAGGGATGAATTATCTTCATAAACATAATCCTCCCATTGTTCATAGAGATCTGAAATCTCCAAACCTTCTTGTTGACAAGAAATTTACTGTCAAG GTTTGTGATTTTGGGCTTTCTCGACTAAAAGCAAATACATTTCTCTCATCCAAGTCAGCTGCTGGAACT CCTGAGTGGATGGCTCCAGAAGTTCTTCGCGATGAGCCATCCAATGAGAAGTCAGATGTCTACAGCTTTGGCGTTATCTTGTGGGAGATTGCGACATTGAAACAGCCATGGGGTAATTTGAATCCAGCTCAG